The genomic window TATCTGGAATCTGTAGGAGTGAAATCACCCTTTCAACAATCTCGTCAGTGGTCGCGGAGCCGCCGAGAGACGCAATTGCCTCCATAATTGGCTTCATCAGATGATTTCTATGTGGCAATTCGTTCATACACTTACAAGATCAGAGAGGTAATGTTACCTTTTTTAAATAGACCTTAACCATTGGCTGAGTCCTTGCTGAATGATACGCCGCTATTGTTCGTTGGTTCTCGGCAATCGCCTTCAAGAATTTGAAGCTGACCTGAGATATGAATACTTGTACTACTATCTGGCATGTAACGACATTATAGCCATATTTTGAAAAGACAAAAGCGCTTTCGAGTTGTGCGCAAAAAAAACCGCCCCTTACGGAGCGGTTCGAGAATTCCGAGTTGTCTTACAGATATCAAGACCAAGAGTTGACGAGACGCGGATTGGCCTTTTTCTTCAAGAGCCGCTGCAGTTTGAGCCTCGCCTTATGAAGCTGCGATTTTGACGTGCCGACCGAGCAGCCGAGGATCTTTGCGACCTCTTCGTGTTCAAAGCCCTCGACATCGTGGAGCAGGAACACATTCTTGTAGCCGTCCGGAAGCTGCGAAATTGCGTGTTCGAGGGCGATCTTGTCAACGATCTGCATCCTTTCGGGATCGACGGTGCCGACGACCACTTGATCGGGCGTTTCGCCTTCTTCGGTCACTTTTTCGTACTTGACCGTCCGTTTGCGAAAGTGCATAAGCACTTGATTGACCGTCATTCTGTGGAGCCACGTTGTGAATGCCGAGTCGCCGCGAAAGCTGCCGATCTTGCGATATAGCTGTATGAAGACATCCTGTGTAAGGTCTTCGGCCTCGCTCGAGTTTTGCAGCATCCTCAAACAGATCGAGTAAACTCGCCTGTGGTGCCGCTTGTATATCTCTTCGAATGCGGCCATGTCATCTTTGGCCGCTGCCTGCGTAAGTTCAAGGTCGGACATCGTTTCCGGTGCCGCCGCCTGCTTGAATTGAACGACATCCGATTCGATGCCGTGGTCGCTGTGAAAGACCGGAAAATTTAATGTGTCTGTGTTCATCACTCTTCCCCTCCGACTAGGGCATACTTCAAGCGCCGTGCCAAACTCTGCAATATTTCCCAAACCGATGAAATTTCACGAAAAAGGAACGATTTTGTTCACTTTTTTTGCATACACACAGCGAAAAGCGGCATCGAAAGATAACAGCACGAATTGCGTTTTGGCGGTGGCGCACCTTTTGGGATACACGTTTTCGTATAGAAAAATGCTAAAATCCTCTTTCCGGCGGCACGCGGCGGGCATTGTATTTGATGAGATCAGCCAAATTTTCTTTTCTGTCGGTCGCTTTAGCCGTTCTTTGCCTTGCAGCCGCGGCCGGTTCGGTGAGTGCGCAGGTTAAGTATCACTCGCAGGAGGTGTCGGAGAGCGACGGCATTCCGGTTCTTATCAAGCATCTTCCCGACTGGGAGTCGCTCCGTGATAAGACGACATTCGCGACCGACAAGGCGGGCCTTCAAGCGGCATTGGGTGAGCGGCCGGTGCTCGATCTCATCGAATTTGCGGGCGGCACAGAGGCTGTAACCGCACCGTATCCCGCGGGCAAGCTCCTGATCGTCGAATATAACAGCCCGCAGCTGTCTGCCGAGGCGGACGGCATCTTCAAGGACGACCTGGACAGCTCAACGGCCTATCGGCGCATCGGTAATTACAATGCCTTTGTATTCGACGTTACGGACCGGGCGGCGGCCGAAGCTCTGCTCGATCAGGTCAAGTACGAAAAGGACATACAATGGCTCGGCAAAAATCCTTTCCGGATCTCGGCCGAGCGTGCTTTTGTATTGACGACGACCGACATCTTTATCTCAACGCTGCTTTGGATCACGATGGGTATTGCCGCGTCGATCATCATGGGCATCGTAACAGGACTGATATATTTCCGCTTTCGCGACCGCAGAAGGAGCCGAATGACGGCATTTACCGACGCCGGCGGGATGACGCGGCTGAATCTTGACGGCTTTACGCCGGAGATCCTGCCCGAACATCTCCTTAAAGACTGACGAAAGACTGACGCGCTACGGCAGTGCCTCGACCAGCCGGTCAATATCCTCGATATTGTTATAGAAATGGGGCGATATCCTTACGCGGTCATTCCGCGGAGAGATGATGATGCCTTCGCTTTCGAGTTTCGCGGCGATCTCGTTCGGGTGCAGGCCCTTGGTGCTGCGGATGCAGACGATAGCCGAGCGTTCGCCGTCGCGCCTCGAGCTGACAAGCTCGTAATCGGTGGCTGCAAGCCGGCCGCAAAGGTGATCTGTCAGAGCTTCGAGGTGCTTTTCGATCACATCGAGGCCCGTTTCGGTAAGGAGCTTGAGGCTTTGCTCAAGCCCGTAGAACAATGCGGCAGGCCCTGTACCGCTCTCCCACGCAAGCGCGGTCGATCTTAGCGGCTGTTCGCGGTCATTGAAATTCCAAGGATCGTCAACGCTGATCCAGCCCGTCAGCGTCGGCTGAACGCGTTCGCGTGCTCGATCGGAAAGATAGATGTAGCCGCAGCCTTCGGGGGCGCAAAGCCACTTTTGGCTCGCACCGCACGCTGCATCGACAAGCTCGGCCTCAAGCTCAAAGCCCCGCGCTCCCAATGCCTGTATAGTATCTACACAGAAAAGAGCATCAACGGCACGGGCGGCGCGGCCGATGCGTTCGAGGTCGGCACGAAAGCCGGATGCGAACTGCACCGCAGAGATCGTAACGACGCGGGTATTCTTATCAATGGCATCGATCATTCCGTCGATATCCACGCGGCCGTCGCTCTCGTCAACAAGCCGCAGCTTGGCGCCGTACGTTTCACGAAGCCGCCGCCATGGGTAGAAGTTGGCGGGAAATTCGCCCGAAAAACTGACGATGTTGTCGTCTGACGACCAATTCAAGCCATTCGCTATTGTCGAGAAGCCGTCCGAAGTGTTGCGTACAAAGGCAACTTGCTCCGCACGTATGCCCATCATAGATGCCAGCAATGCCCGTGCACGGTCCTTTGTGGCCGTCCAAGCGGAAAAGCTCAGCGTACCGTTCGCTGCAACGTCATTGAGCTGCGAGACGACCGCATCGATCGCCGTAACAGGCACCGGTGAGACGGCGGCGCTGTTCAGGTAAACAAATTTATTTGCCGCAGGAAACAGGGATCTTATTGACTCATTCATACGTAAATATTCGTTGACAACCGAGCGTCAAACCGCAATGATTAGCTTGGCGCTGTGTGCCTTTGGCGTGCGGTATGAGTATGTTCGATTTTAAGAGCAAAAACAAATTTGAGTTCGGCCCGATCGCGGCAGATGATGACCGCGACATAAAAGTGTCCGACCTTAAGAAGCAATCGCGTAAGGGCCTGCTTGGCGAGGGCCTTATGCTTTTACGCGATGTCCTGCTCATTATTGTCGTTTTTATCCTCTTCGGCGTCTTTCTTGTCCAGCCGGTCGTTGTCGAAGGCACGTCGATGCTGCCGCAGCTTCACGACGGCGAACGTCTGCTGGTGAATAAGCTGGTTTATTACAGGATACAAAGCATCAGCTGGGGCCACATCGAACGCGGCGACATCGTGGTTTTCTGGTATCCCAATGATCCTGACAAGAGTTTTGTAAAACGTGTGATAGGCCTGCCCGGCGAGATCGTTGAGGTACGCTCGGGCAAGGTGCTGATCAACGGCATCGAGCTTCACGAGACATATCTCGACACGGAACATAATCGGTCGCTGCCGAGCTGGCCTGCCGTCAAGGTCGCCGATCATCATTATTTTGTGATGGGCGATAACCGCGACAACTCGCTCGACTCGCGATACTGGGGCCTCGTACCTGAAAAATATATTTACGGAAAGGCTTTCTTCCGCTACTGGAAGCCATCCGGCATCGGCTTTATCGAGCAGGGCGAATATGACACGATCATCCCCAAACCGCTGCCGACCGTCGAGCCTAATGACGACCCTGCTGGCAGCCGCTGACCTTTTTCCGGCGGCGTGACTTCAGACTCGGCCGGCTTTCAGCTAAAATCAAATACCGATGAGCAACGCCGTTTTGGTACTGGAGGACGGGCGTGTGTTTCGCGGAAGCTCTTTCGGAGCGGATGGCGAGACACTCGGCGAGATCGTTTTCAACACGTCGCTGTCGGGCTATCAGGAGATACTTACTGACCCGAGTTACGCCGGGCAGATCGTCTGTATGACGTATCCGCTGATCGGCAACTACGGCATAAATGATGACGATACGGAATCGCGCAGGCCGTGGGTCGAGGGCTTCGTCGTGCGTGAGGCAAGCCGCATTGCATCGAATTTCAGATCGACTCGTACGCTTCAGGAATACCTTAAAGAGAACGGTATCGTCGGCATCGAGCATATCGACACTCGAGCACTCGTCCGTCACATTCGCGACAAAGGAGCTATGCGTGCGGGCATCTCAACGGTCGCGAATGCAGAGGATCTGCTTGAAAATGTACTGCTTGCCCCAACGATGGATCAACGCGATCTTTCGGCAAGCGTTACGGTCCGGCAAGAGTATTCATTCGGCGACGATGGCGGACGCTTTCACGTGGTCGCGTACGATTTCGGCGTTAAGACGAACAGCCTTCGAAAGTTAGCGAAATTCGGCTGCCGCATAACGGTCGTTCCCGCGGGCACTACCGCCGAAGCGGCCTTGGCACTGGAGCCGGACGGCATTTTCCTGTCGAACGGCCCCGGCGACCCCGCATCAATGACCGCTGTCATCGCCGAGGTAAAGAAGCTCGCCGCATCGCAAAAGCCGATGTTCGGGATCTGTCTCGGGCATCAGTTGATGGGATCGGCGTTCGGCGGCAGAACATATAAGCTGAAATTCGGACACCGCGGCGGCAACCAGCCGATAAAAGATCTTACGACCGGCAAGGTCGAGATCGCCTCGCACAACCACGGCTTTGCGGTCGAGGCCGAGAGCCTGCCCGCCGATGTCGAGGTTACGCATATCAACCTGAACGACAATACGGTCGCAGGGCTGCGGCACAGGACGCTGCCGCTTTTCAGCGTCCAATATCATCCTGAATCCGCTCCCGGCCCGCATGACAGCGAATATCTTTTTGAGCGTTTTATAGAACTGATGGACAAGAGGTCATAATAGGCCTCAGCTCTTGGGCTTTGCCGCCTCGGGCGGTTTGTCGGCATCCGCCGGTGCGGGAACAAGCCGCATGATTCGATCGTCATTCTCTGCCGGCCTGCCGCGGCCGTCGCGGTTCGATGTGGAGAAATAGATGTATCCGTCGGGGCCTTCGCTTACCTCGCGGATGCGGCCGAAATCGCCCGACAACAGGTCTTCCTGCTTCACGACATTGCGGCCGTCAAGCACGACTCGGATGAGCCGCGTTCCTATCAAGCAGCCGAAAAAGAAATTGCCGCGGAATGCAGGGAATTTGCCGCCGTTGTAGAACATCGCACTTGCCGGTGCACACGCGGGCGTGTATTCGAGCAGCGGCGACTCCATTCCTTCGCGCGTTTCGCGGTGATGTATCTCAGGCCAGCCGTAATTCTTTCCGCGTTCGATGATGTTGACCTCATCGCCGCCGCCGCCTTTGCCTTCAAAACCGCTCGGCCCGTGTTCTGTCTCAAAAAGCAGGCCGCTGCCCGGCTGGAACGCGAGGCCCTGCGGATTGCGGTGGCCGAGCGTCCATATCTCGGGCCGGTAGCTCCTATCGCCGACAAAAGGATTGTCGCGCGGCACCGTGCCGTTATCGTTCAGCCGAAGTATCTTGCCCGCAAGCGAATCCTTTGCCTGTGCCAGATCCCAATCGGTCGAGTCGCCGGTCGAGACGTACAGCTTCCCGTCGGGGCCGAAGCGGGCACGCGTTCCCGCGTGATTTGAGGCCGCAGGTATCTTGTCGATGATCACCTTCGGTTCGGCGAACGTCTTGCCGTCGAACTTGTAGCGGACGACCTTTAC from Chloracidobacterium sp. includes these protein-coding regions:
- the carA gene encoding glutamine-hydrolyzing carbamoyl-phosphate synthase small subunit, producing the protein MSNAVLVLEDGRVFRGSSFGADGETLGEIVFNTSLSGYQEILTDPSYAGQIVCMTYPLIGNYGINDDDTESRRPWVEGFVVREASRIASNFRSTRTLQEYLKENGIVGIEHIDTRALVRHIRDKGAMRAGISTVANAEDLLENVLLAPTMDQRDLSASVTVRQEYSFGDDGGRFHVVAYDFGVKTNSLRKLAKFGCRITVVPAGTTAEAALALEPDGIFLSNGPGDPASMTAVIAEVKKLAASQKPMFGICLGHQLMGSAFGGRTYKLKFGHRGGNQPIKDLTTGKVEIASHNHGFAVEAESLPADVEVTHINLNDNTVAGLRHRTLPLFSVQYHPESAPGPHDSEYLFERFIELMDKRS
- a CDS encoding PQQ-dependent sugar dehydrogenase, which codes for MTGRMFQCSFFCAVLLTFACSGASSANGEDKTYETADKQVRFRVETFAGGLQVPWGFAWLPNGDLLFTERPGRVRIIENGKLRAEPVFTPADVKPAGESGLTDIALHPQFSANKFVYLAYAYTDGDSKYVKVVRYKFDGKTFAEPKVIIDKIPAASNHAGTRARFGPDGKLYVSTGDSTDWDLAQAKDSLAGKILRLNDNGTVPRDNPFVGDRSYRPEIWTLGHRNPQGLAFQPGSGLLFETEHGPSGFEGKGGGGDEVNIIERGKNYGWPEIHHRETREGMESPLLEYTPACAPASAMFYNGGKFPAFRGNFFFGCLIGTRLIRVVLDGRNVVKQEDLLSGDFGRIREVSEGPDGYIYFSTSNRDGRGRPAENDDRIMRLVPAPADADKPPEAAKPKS
- the lepB gene encoding signal peptidase I; its protein translation is MFDFKSKNKFEFGPIAADDDRDIKVSDLKKQSRKGLLGEGLMLLRDVLLIIVVFILFGVFLVQPVVVEGTSMLPQLHDGERLLVNKLVYYRIQSISWGHIERGDIVVFWYPNDPDKSFVKRVIGLPGEIVEVRSGKVLINGIELHETYLDTEHNRSLPSWPAVKVADHHYFVMGDNRDNSLDSRYWGLVPEKYIYGKAFFRYWKPSGIGFIEQGEYDTIIPKPLPTVEPNDDPAGSR
- a CDS encoding RNA polymerase sigma factor, with amino-acid sequence MSDLELTQAAAKDDMAAFEEIYKRHHRRVYSICLRMLQNSSEAEDLTQDVFIQLYRKIGSFRGDSAFTTWLHRMTVNQVLMHFRKRTVKYEKVTEEGETPDQVVVGTVDPERMQIVDKIALEHAISQLPDGYKNVFLLHDVEGFEHEEVAKILGCSVGTSKSQLHKARLKLQRLLKKKANPRLVNSWS
- a CDS encoding aminotransferase class V-fold PLP-dependent enzyme, which encodes MNESIRSLFPAANKFVYLNSAAVSPVPVTAIDAVVSQLNDVAANGTLSFSAWTATKDRARALLASMMGIRAEQVAFVRNTSDGFSTIANGLNWSSDDNIVSFSGEFPANFYPWRRLRETYGAKLRLVDESDGRVDIDGMIDAIDKNTRVVTISAVQFASGFRADLERIGRAARAVDALFCVDTIQALGARGFELEAELVDAACGASQKWLCAPEGCGYIYLSDRARERVQPTLTGWISVDDPWNFNDREQPLRSTALAWESGTGPAALFYGLEQSLKLLTETGLDVIEKHLEALTDHLCGRLAATDYELVSSRRDGERSAIVCIRSTKGLHPNEIAAKLESEGIIISPRNDRVRISPHFYNNIEDIDRLVEALP